One stretch of Glycine soja cultivar W05 chromosome 7, ASM419377v2, whole genome shotgun sequence DNA includes these proteins:
- the LOC114419298 gene encoding putative pectinesterase/pectinesterase inhibitor 28, which yields MSEGNAGKGKKIAIIGVSTLLLVAMVVAVTIGVNLNENGSNNDIEDNKKDHVASSIKAVQTLCHPTNYEKECEESLIAGAGNTTDPKELIKIFFNITITKIGDKLKETNILHEIEEEPRAKMALDTCKQLMDLSIGELTRSLDGINEFNLINVDKILMNLKVWLSGAVTYQDTCLDGFENTTSDAGKKMKDLLTIGMHMSSNALAIVTGLADTVNDWNITKSFGRRLLQDSELPSWVDQHRLLNENASPFKRKPNVTVAIDGSGDFKSINEALKQVPEKNRKPFVIYIKEGVYQEYVEVTKKMTHVVFIGEGGKKTRISGNKNFIDGTNTYRTATVAIQGDHFVAINMGFENSAGPHKHQAVALRVQADKSIFYNCSMDGYQDTLYAHTMRQFYRDCTISGTIDFVFGNALAVFQNCTFVVRKPMENQQCIVTAQGRKEIQQPSGIVIQGGSIVSDPEFYSVRFENKAYLARPWKNYSRTIIMDTYIDDLIDADGYLPWQGLEGPSGMDTCFYAEYHNIGPGSDKSKRVKWAGIWNLNSKAARWFSPSKFFHGTDWIEVTGIPYFPGVPKHHRHKKTILNWQ from the exons ATGTCCGAGGGAAATGcagggaaaggaaagaaaatcgCCATCATTGGTGTCTCAACCTTATTGTTGGTGGCTATGGTTGTGGCGGTCACAATTGGGGTCAATCTCAATGAGAATGGTTCCAACAATGATATAGAGGACAACAAGAAAGATCATGTTGCTTCTTCCATAAAAGCCGTCCAAACCCTTTGTCATCCCACAAATTATGAGAAAGAATGCGAGGAAAGCCTTATAGCTGGGGCTGGAAATACCACAGATCCAAAAGAACTCATCAAAATTTTCTTCAACATCACCATTACAAAAATTGGTGATAAACTCAAAGAAACTAATATTTTGCATGAGATTGAGGAGGAACCCAGAGCCAAGATGGCACTTGACACTTGCAAGCAACTCATGGATCTTTCTATTGGGGAATTAACAAGGTCACTTGATGGAATAAATGAGTTTAACCTCATAAATGTTGACAAAATCCTCATGAATTTAAAAGTTTGGCTTAGTGGTGCGGTTACATACCAAGATACTTGCTTGGATGGGTTTGAGAACACCACTAGTGATGCTGGCAAAAAGATGAAGGATTTGTTGACGATAGGCATGCATATGAGCAGCAATGCCCTTGCCATTGTAACAGGTTTGGCTGACACTGTTAATGATTGGAATATCACAAAATCATTTGGGCGTCGCCTCCTTCAAGATTCTGAGCTTCCGTCATGGGTTGATCAACATAGACTCCTTAATGAAAATGCAAGTCCATTCAAACGCAAGCCTAATGTTACTGTAGCCATAGATGGTAGTGGAGATTTCAAAAGCATCAATGAGGCATTGAAGCAAGTGCCTGAGAAAAACCGAAAGCCATTTGTGATCTACATCAAGGAGGGCGTTTACCAAGAGTATGTTGaagttacaaaaaaaatgaccCATGTGGTGTTTATTGGTGAAGGGGGGAAAAAGACACGAATATCTGGTAACAAAAACTTCATAGATGGAACGAACACTTATAGAACTGCCACTGTCG CTATTCAAGGAGATCACTTTGTGGCCATCAATATGGGGTTTGAGAATTCTGCTGGACCTCATAAGCATCAAGCGGTGGCATTGAGAGTCCAAGCAGACAAGTCCATCTTTTACAATTGCTCAATGGATGGGTATCAAGACACACTTTATGCACACACCATGCGTCAATTCTATAGAGATTGCACCATTTCAGGTACCATCGACTTTGTGTTCGGTAATGCACTAGCTGTTTTTCAAAATTGCACTTTCGTGGTCCGAAAGCCAATGGAGAACCAACAATGCATTGTGACTGCACAAGGTAGAAAAGAGATACAACAACCATCTGGAATAGTAATCCAAGGGGGATCCATTGTGTCTGATCCTGAGTTCTACTCTGTGAGATTTGAGAACAAGGCTTACCTAGCTCGTCCATGGAAGAATTACTCTAGGACCATTATCATGGACACGTACATTGATGATTTGATTGACGCTGATGGGTATTTGCCATGGCAAGGACTAGAGGGTCCTTCTGGTATGGATACTTGCTTCTATGCCGAGTACCACAACATTGGCCCCGGTTCAGACAAATCCAAGCGTGTGAAATGGGCTGGGATTTGGAACCTCAATTCAAAAGCAGCACGTTGGTTCTCACCATCTAAGTTTTTTCATGGAACTGATTGGATTGAGGTTACTGGAATTCCTTACTTTCCTGGCGTGCCGAAACACCACAGGCACAAAAAGACAATACTTAATTGGCAATAA
- the LOC114419524 gene encoding aquaporin NIP6-1-like — MDISLGRKVGAEFLGTFLLMSAAIGAAIEKEKSQGSVVGCAVISGVTVMIIICSIGHISGAHLNPAVTISFAVIEHMPWKNVPVYIGAQVLASVSAAFALKLIFHPFMSGGVTVPSVGYGQAFAAEFMVSFTLMFVVTAVADGTRVVREFPGIIMVQVRLFAGIVVGATVMINILMAGAATGSSMNPARTLGPAIAAHNYKGIWIYLTAPILGSLCGAGAYTVLKLPDRNTTMQEE, encoded by the exons ATGGACATTAGTCTCGGAAGAAAG GTTGGAGCAGAGTTTCTGGGCACGTTCCTTCTCATGTCTGCGGCAATAGGCGCTGCAATTGAAAAAGAGAAGTCGCAAGGATCAGTGGTGGGATGTGCAGTAATTAGTGGAGTTACTGTGATGATAATCATATGCTCCATAGGCCACATCTCCGGAGCTCATCTCAACCCCGCTGTCACCATCTCCTTTGCTGTAATAGAGCACATGCCGTGGAAGAAT GTGCCTGTGTATATTGGTGCACAAGTTTTGGCATCAGTGAGTGCTGCATTTGCTCTGAAGTTAATTTTTCATCCATTCATGAGCGGTGGAGTGACGGTCCCTTCGGTGGGATATGGGCAAGCTTTCGCTGCAGAGTTCATGGTCAGCTTTACTCTTATGTTCGTTGTCACTGCAGTGGCCGACGGCACAAGAGTT GTGCGAGAGTTCCCGGGAATCATTATGGTGCAGGTGCGATTGTTCGCGGGAATCGTGGTGGGAGCCACTGTCATGATCAACATACTCATGGCGGG GGCAGCAACTGGGAGTTCAATGAACCCGGCTAGAACACTGGGTCCAGCAATTGCTGCACACAACTACAAGGGCATATGGATCTATCTCACAGCTCCAATACTTGGATCTCTATGTGGGGCAGGTGCCTACACTGTGCTCAAGCTGCCTGATCGCAACACTACTATGCAGGAAGAGTGA